AAAGGACCACGTCTGCGCCCAAAGCACGGGTGTTGTCGATTTTAATCTGAGGCGCATCGGCTGGCATGACGATCACGGCTTTCACGCCGTGCGCCGCTGCCGCAGATGCCACGCCCTGCGCGTGATTGCCCGAAGAGAAGGCAATGACGCCCTGTTTTCTCTGCGCGTCGCTGAGCGCTGAGACCGCAGACCATCCGCCGCGAAATTTGAATGATCCGGTGTGCTGCAGGTTTTCAGGTTTCACGAAAACATGCCGTCCGGCGATCTCGTCCAAGAATGGCGACGACAGAAGCGGTGTGCGTCTTGCGTGGCCCTTGAGCCGCTGGGCGGCGGCTTCGATCATGTCTATGTTCATGTGAGCCTCGCAATCCAATCGCGCAGGGTGTCCAGCGCTTCTGGTTCATCCAGAAAGGGGATATGACCGCGATCTGCTACGGTGACGGCCAGAGCATCGGGCAGTTCCTTTTGCATGCGCTCAAAGGCGGTCGCGGACAAAAGGTCGGAGTTCGCGCCTCGGATCAGGGCCACAGGTAGATGCGCGAAGGCTGTAAAAAAGGGCCAGAGGTCCGGCACTGCTTGCAGGCTGGCGGCCTCGACCGCGTCGCGCAGCTTGGGGTCATAGGTGTTGATCAGGCCGTTCGGTGTCTGGTGGTGCTGTTTCTCGACTTCTTCGCGCCAGCGGCTGTCGGGCACATTGGCAAAACCTGCCATGACGCTTGACCGCACGGCCGCGGCTTCGGCATAGGTTTTCCACACGGGCGGGCGGCCCAGATAGCCCATGATGGCCGAGAGACCCGCTGTGTCGAGTTCCGGCCCGATGTCGTTCATCGCAACGCCGATCAGACGATCCATACACATTGCTCCAAGCGTCATCGCAATTAGCCCGCCGCGCGAAGTGCCTAAGATTGCGAACCTCTCAAGACCCAGATGATCCATCAGCTCAATCGCGTCTTGGGCTTCGCGCGAGACGGAATAGGTGGTGAAATCCTCGACCCAATCAGATTTGCCACGCCCGCGATAGTCCATCTTGATCAGCCGCGCGCCGGGCAGATGGCCGTCGATGTAGCTGAAATCGGTGGAATTACGTGTCAGGCCCGAGAGGCAGAGGACGGGGGCCTCTTCGGTGCCCTCATCGGTATAGAAAATTGTGACCCCGTCAGAAGTTTGAAAATTGGCCATCAGGCCCTCGCTAAATCTGGAATTGTGGTGAGGTCAGACAGAACATGATGCGGGGTCCAAGGCAAGCGGTCCATCGGTTCGCCTGCGCGGTTGACCCAGACAGTGGTGAAGCCAAAGCCTGCAGCCCCCGCCGCGTCCCAACCGTTAGAGGATACAAAGAGCACCTCGTCGCGCGCGCAATTAAAGCGGTTTGTCACAAGCTCATAGACCGAGGCGTCTGGTTTAAAGATACCCACGCTTTCTACACTAAGAACGTCATCGAGCACATTGCCGATCCCAGCACTGTCGACGGCACCATTCAGCATATCAGGCGATCCATTGGACAGGATCGCCGTCTCAAACTCCTGATCTTTCAGGGTTTTCAGCATCGTTGGCACCTCTGGATAAGCCGAGAGTTCCCAATAAAGTTGTAAAAGCCGTTCGCGCAGCGCGGGCTCAGCGAGGCCAGAGGCCTCCAGCGCCCAGTCCAAGCCCTCCTGGGTCACTTGCCAGAAATCCGTATGGGCGCCTGTGATGGCACGCAGCCAAGTGTATTGCAGCTGTTTCAAGCGCCAGTCATTTGCGACCTTGGGCCAATGGGTGGCAAATGCTTCGCGCCCCGGTTCCTGGGCCGCTTCACGTGCGGCAGCGGCGACGTCAAACAGCGTGCCATAGGCGTCAAAAACGCAAGCTTTAATGGGCATATGAGATCCTCCGTTGCGGCCAGAATGATCCCTTGCAGCGTGAAGTCAATGCAGGGCGATTTGCATCACGGGATTTTTCCCGATAGGGGAGGCGCGTCAGAGGTCACGGGGACGTCTGAGAACAGATTGGACAGACCATGAGTGACGCAAAACAGCTCGCCAAAGCGGGCGACAACGTACAGATCCACTACACCGGCACGCTGGATGACGGCAGCACCTTTGACAGCAGCGAGGGCCGCGATCCGCTGGCGTTCACTCTGGGGTCTGGGCAGGTCATCAAGGGTTTTGATGACGGTGTGACCGGCATGAGCGTCGGCGAAGAAAAGACGATCCACATTCCATGCGAAGACGCTTATGGCCCGATCAACCCAGCCATGATGCAGGATGTGCCGCGTGAGCAGATCCCGGACGAGATCCCTCTGGAGCTGGGCATGATGCTACAGATGCAGGGGCAGGCGGGTGATGTAATCCCTGTGACGGTCGTGAATATCACCGACGATACCGTCACGCTGGACGCAAACCATATGCTCGCGGGCAAGGATCTGACCTTTGCCTTGAAGCTGGTCAGCATCGGCGCGCCGGTTGCGGCGGGTGGCGAAGAGAAAAGCTGCGGCTGCTGCTAAGTATTTCGTTCAGAACAGAAAAAGCCGGGTGATATGCCCGGCTTTTTGCTTTTTAGATGTCTATGAAACCTAGAGGTTTTCCGGCTGCGGCATGCCCAGAACGTGATAACCACCATCCACGCGGATGATCTCACCAGTTGTGCAGGCCCCGGCTTCGGACGCCAGATAAACCGCAGTTCCACCGACCGCTTCCAATGTCGCATTTGCACGCATCGGCGCGTTGGATTCGGTCTGACGGAAGGTCTTGCGTGCCCCGCCAATCGCAGCGCCTGCCAGTGTTTTCATCGGACCCGGAGAGATCGCGTTCACGCGGATGCCTTCTGGGCCAAGGTCGTTTGCTAGATAGCGCGTTGCCGCCTCAAGCGCGGCTTTCGCAACACCCATGACGTTGTAGAAGGGCGTCACACGGTTAGAGCCCTGATAGGTCAGGGTCAGGATCGTCCCGCCTTGGTGCTTCATCAAAGGATGGGCACGACGGGCGACTTCGATCAGGCTATAGGCCGAGATGTCCATGGAGTTCTTGAAGTTCGCGCGCGAGGTGTCCAAGAACCGGCCTGTCAACTCGTTCTTGTCTGAATAGGCAATCGCGTGGACGACAAAGTCGATGTTGTCCCAGCGCTGGCCCAGCTGATCAAACGCTGCATCCAAGGACGCATCATCCGTCACATCCACATCGACCATAAAGTCGCTACCAAGGCTTTCTGCCAGAGGCGCAAGGCGTTTGCCAAAGGCCTCGCCCTGATAGGTGAAGGCCAGCTCCGCGCCGGCTTCATGCATAGCTTTTGCAATGCCCCAAGCGATCGAGCGATCGTTGGCGACGCCCATAATCAGGCCGCGTTTTCCTTTGAGCAGGTCAGACATATCTTTCGTCCCTTAAAGTTGTCTTGTTGCTAAATCAGTGGGTTAGCCGGTGTATTTCGACATGATCATCGACCCGTTGGTACCGCCAAAGCCAAAGCTGTTGGTCATCACGCTATCAAGCCCTGCGTTTTCCACGAGGCTTGTGGCGATTTCGCCTTCGTTGATGCCATCGGCGAGGGTTTCCACGTTGATCGACGGGGTGATGAAGTCATTGTCCAGCATCAAGAGGCAGAAGATCGCCTCCATCGCGCCGGCCGCGCCCTGACCGTGGCCGGTCATGGATTTGGTCGAGCTGATCGGAGGCACATTACCCTCGCCGAATACACGGCGGACCGCTTCGACTTCGCCGACATCGCCGACAGGGGTCGAGGTGCCGTGGGCGTTGATATAGCTGACTTTGCGCCCCTCAGGCAGAGTCTGCAGCGCCAGACGCATCGCGCGCTCGCCGCCTTCGCCGGAGGGGGCGACCATGTCGTGGCCGTCAGAGGTTGCGGCGAAACCCGTGACTTCGGCGTAGATCTTGGCACCGCGGGCCAGAGCGTGGTCGAGATCTTCAAGCACCACGATGCCACCGCCGCCGGTGATGACGAAGCCGTCGCGGTCTTGGTCAAAGGCGCGTGATGCTTTGGTCGGATCGTCGTTTTTCTTGCTGGACATCGCGCCCATGGCGTCAAAGAGGCAAGAGAGCGTCCAGTCCAGTTCCTCACCGCCGCCTGCAAACATGACGTCCTGTTTGCCCATCATGATTTGCTCCGCCGCATTGCCGATGCAGTGCAGGGATGTCGAGCAGGCCGAGGTGATCGAATAGTTGATGCCTTTGATTTTAAAGGCCGTCGCGAGGTTTGCCGAAATGGTCGAGCTCATGCATTTTGGCACGGCGAATGGCCCAATGCGCTTGGTCGCGCCGGTTTTCGCAACGGTCTGGTGCGCAGTCAGCATGGCCGAGGTCGACGGCCCGCCAGAGCCTGCCACGAGGCCAGTGCGTTCGTTGACCACATGCTCCTCAGACAGGCCAGCATCCGCGATGGCCTGAGACATCGCAATATGGGCATAGGCCGCGCCCGGCCCCATGAAACGGAGGGTGCGTTTGTCGACATGTTCGCTGACGTCGATTTTCAACGTACCCGCCACCTGAGAGCGGAACCCGTGTTCCACCATCTCGGGGCTGGCTTCGATGCCGGATTTACCTGCCTTTAGGCTGGCGATGACTTCTTCTGCGTTATTGCCGATTGAGCTGACGATGCCCAAACCAGTGACGACGACTCGACGCATATGCGTACTCCTGAATTTGTGCCGGGGTGGGCTTAGCTTTCGGACAGGGCGACTTTCATGCCTGTGACTTGATAGATAACCTCTCCGTCGGCCTCTACAATACCATCCGCGACGCCCATTGTCAGACGGCGGGTTTGCACGGCTTTGGTGAAATCCACCTTATAGGTCAGCATTTTGCGATCCGGGCGCACCATGCCGGTTAGTTTGACTTCGCCAACACCAAGCGCATATCCGCGCCCTTGCCAGCCGCGCCAGCCAAGGTTGAAACCGGTCAGCTGCCACAAACCATCCAGACCCAGACAGCCTGGCATGATCGGATTACCTGGGAAGTGGCAGTCAAAGAACCAGAGGTCCGGCGTGATGTCGAATTCCGCCACCACATGGCCTTTGCCATGCAGGCCGCCGTCGCCGGAAATATCCGTGATCCGATCCATCATCAGCATCGGAGGAGCAGGCAGCTGTGCATTCCCTTCGCCGAATAATTCGCCGCGGGCGCATTTCAGGAGGTCCTCTTTGTCAAAGCTGCTTGGATAATCGGCCATAGAGGCATGCCCCTTTCTTGTCATTCTGTGTCTTCATTTCCGTCTAGCACTGCATGCCATGGGGCTGCAAGGTGACACTGAGGGTGCAACACCTGTCTTTGCGACGCATTTTCAATTGAAAGGGGCGTCAGCGGGGCTTATATTGGCTGTGAACCAGATGGCAGGCACTTTAATGACACCAACCGCGATCAAGAATGGAACCAAATGGCTGGCGAGCGCAGATGTGCGCCCGACGCGTCAACGTGTTGCGCTTGCGTCTTTACTGGTGGGTGACGGAATGGATCGCCATGTCACTGCCGAGAGCCTGTTTGACGATGCCCGTGGCGTCGGTGAAAGCGTGTCTTTGGCGACGGTGTATAATACTCTGCGCGCCTTTTGCGATGCTGGTTTGATGCAGGAAATTACGGTGGATGGCTCTAAAAGCTATTTTGACACCAATATTTCCGACCATCCGCATTTCTTCTGGGAAGATGATCGTGTTCTAACCGATGCGCCTGCAGAGCAGCTTAAGATCGTCCAACTGCCAGAAGCACCAGCGGGTGCCGAGATCTCTAAGGTCGACGTCGTAGTGCGTCTGCGCCGGAAGTAATCTGACATTCTTAGAAATTAGCGATCAGCGCGACGTCAGTCGTTCCAACGTTGCACGTAATCGGTCTGATAGGCCCGTTTGGCGCGCTTTGGTGTCAGGGGCTTGCGCACCACGTAGTGAATGATCAAAGGCGCCCCGGCGGGCAGCTCGCCTTGAACGCGCGGGCGGCGTCCGGTTTGCGTCGGGTCGCTGACGCGAGCGGTTTGATTGGCAAGGGCAGGGCGGAGCGGTTGCAGTAGAACGTCCAAAACCTCGTACCCTCGAGCGTTTTGCCAATAGCCAAAGATCATCTCGGGGCAGATCTGATAAAACCCGTGATTTATCCAGTTATTGCACGGGGATTGTCCGATCAGAACCCCTCCGGGTTTTAGCGCTTTGTCGATATTTTTATAGGCTGTGGGAAGGTCAAAAATATGCTCGCACGTGCCCCCGTCGTAGATCACGTCAAACTGCGCCTCTAGCTCTTTGGGCAGTTTTTGGGACAGGTCACAGACGATGGATGCCTTCTCAAAATCGGAATAATCGATCGAGTCGACCTGCGAAAACCCAAGTTGATGAAACAGGGCTTCGGAATAGGCATCGTCTGCATTGTGCAATTGATCCTCGGTCACGCCGGGCAAGTGCTCTTCGAGTACCTTTGACAGTAATTTCGCTGAGGCTCCTCGGCGAGAGCCGACCCATGTTTGACGCCCGAGCATCGCAAAACGCCCAGTGAGGTCGTGGGTTTTCACCGTTTCAATAAGCCGGGCAACGAGCGTGTCTGGAAGCGCCATTTACGCAGCACCGAAAGGGGTTAGAACCACTGACCCGGCTCCATCAACCCGAGGTCCATCAACTGACGAGAGTGCCACTCAAACGGCACGGAATTGTGCCATTTAAAACTCTTGATGTCATAGGTCGAGCCCGCGTTGGTCTTGAGCGCCTTCGCCGCGCGGAACGAACAGACCGAGGCGGTCAGGTTGCTGTGCCAGGCGCAGCTATAGGTGTTCATTTCTTCGTCTGAGAATGTGAAGTCCGGACGCAGGTAAACGCCTGGTGTGGCTCGGAAAATAGAGATCCTGTCGATCTTGCGTTTGGCTTTTGGAATGTGTTCTTCAAACCGCCAGCGAAGCCCGCCATAGAAATCAAGTTGGCGTTCTTTGGGGTGATTGTGGTTCTCTGGGTCCGGCCGCGCCAAAGCGTAATAGCCAGCCTTGTCCATCATCGCCCCTTCGATAGTCACCGCGTCCCGATGCTGATGCAGGTTTTCGGCATAAAGGTCGACCACATAGGTCAGCATCGCCGAGCGGCGCTCTTCGGCGTGAAAGGCTAGCATTTCGCCGATGCTGCGCGTCTCGCAGAACGGAAACAGCAGGTATTCGGCGTTAAAGCAGTAATAGAGCCATTGACCCGCACAGGCCTCCGCGACCTCATTGACCGCAGTGATCATGTCAGGGCCGCTCGCGGTCTCCATGTCGATACGGATAACCATCTCGGCGACATCATGGGCCAGCTTGAAACCACTTGGCATAAAGGCCAGCACTTGCTTGAACCCGATGTCCTTGTGGTGGCGCAGGGTGGTGTCCAGCTCCACATCGTCTTCGGCAAAGATCAGGGC
This is a stretch of genomic DNA from Cognatishimia activa. It encodes these proteins:
- the fabB gene encoding beta-ketoacyl-ACP synthase I → MRRVVVTGLGIVSSIGNNAEEVIASLKAGKSGIEASPEMVEHGFRSQVAGTLKIDVSEHVDKRTLRFMGPGAAYAHIAMSQAIADAGLSEEHVVNERTGLVAGSGGPSTSAMLTAHQTVAKTGATKRIGPFAVPKCMSSTISANLATAFKIKGINYSITSACSTSLHCIGNAAEQIMMGKQDVMFAGGGEELDWTLSCLFDAMGAMSSKKNDDPTKASRAFDQDRDGFVITGGGGIVVLEDLDHALARGAKIYAEVTGFAATSDGHDMVAPSGEGGERAMRLALQTLPEGRKVSYINAHGTSTPVGDVGEVEAVRRVFGEGNVPPISSTKSMTGHGQGAAGAMEAIFCLLMLDNDFITPSINVETLADGINEGEIATSLVENAGLDSVMTNSFGFGGTNGSMIMSKYTG
- a CDS encoding class I SAM-dependent methyltransferase, which codes for MALPDTLVARLIETVKTHDLTGRFAMLGRQTWVGSRRGASAKLLSKVLEEHLPGVTEDQLHNADDAYSEALFHQLGFSQVDSIDYSDFEKASIVCDLSQKLPKELEAQFDVIYDGGTCEHIFDLPTAYKNIDKALKPGGVLIGQSPCNNWINHGFYQICPEMIFGYWQNARGYEVLDVLLQPLRPALANQTARVSDPTQTGRRPRVQGELPAGAPLIIHYVVRKPLTPKRAKRAYQTDYVQRWND
- a CDS encoding haloacid dehalogenase type II produces the protein MPIKACVFDAYGTLFDVAAAAREAAQEPGREAFATHWPKVANDWRLKQLQYTWLRAITGAHTDFWQVTQEGLDWALEASGLAEPALRERLLQLYWELSAYPEVPTMLKTLKDQEFETAILSNGSPDMLNGAVDSAGIGNVLDDVLSVESVGIFKPDASVYELVTNRFNCARDEVLFVSSNGWDAAGAAGFGFTTVWVNRAGEPMDRLPWTPHHVLSDLTTIPDLARA
- a CDS encoding FKBP-type peptidyl-prolyl cis-trans isomerase, encoding MSDAKQLAKAGDNVQIHYTGTLDDGSTFDSSEGRDPLAFTLGSGQVIKGFDDGVTGMSVGEEKTIHIPCEDAYGPINPAMMQDVPREQIPDEIPLELGMMLQMQGQAGDVIPVTVVNITDDTVTLDANHMLAGKDLTFALKLVSIGAPVAAGGEEKSCGCC
- a CDS encoding enoyl-ACP reductase FabI; this encodes MSDLLKGKRGLIMGVANDRSIAWGIAKAMHEAGAELAFTYQGEAFGKRLAPLAESLGSDFMVDVDVTDDASLDAAFDQLGQRWDNIDFVVHAIAYSDKNELTGRFLDTSRANFKNSMDISAYSLIEVARRAHPLMKHQGGTILTLTYQGSNRVTPFYNVMGVAKAALEAATRYLANDLGPEGIRVNAISPGPMKTLAGAAIGGARKTFRQTESNAPMRANATLEAVGGTAVYLASEAGACTTGEIIRVDGGYHVLGMPQPENL
- a CDS encoding alpha/beta fold hydrolase; amino-acid sequence: MANFQTSDGVTIFYTDEGTEEAPVLCLSGLTRNSTDFSYIDGHLPGARLIKMDYRGRGKSDWVEDFTTYSVSREAQDAIELMDHLGLERFAILGTSRGGLIAMTLGAMCMDRLIGVAMNDIGPELDTAGLSAIMGYLGRPPVWKTYAEAAAVRSSVMAGFANVPDSRWREEVEKQHHQTPNGLINTYDPKLRDAVEAASLQAVPDLWPFFTAFAHLPVALIRGANSDLLSATAFERMQKELPDALAVTVADRGHIPFLDEPEALDTLRDWIARLT
- the fabA gene encoding bifunctional 3-hydroxydecanoyl-ACP dehydratase/trans-2-decenoyl-ACP isomerase yields the protein MADYPSSFDKEDLLKCARGELFGEGNAQLPAPPMLMMDRITDISGDGGLHGKGHVVAEFDITPDLWFFDCHFPGNPIMPGCLGLDGLWQLTGFNLGWRGWQGRGYALGVGEVKLTGMVRPDRKMLTYKVDFTKAVQTRRLTMGVADGIVEADGEVIYQVTGMKVALSES
- the irr gene encoding Fur family transcriptional regulator Irr, with the translated sequence MTPTAIKNGTKWLASADVRPTRQRVALASLLVGDGMDRHVTAESLFDDARGVGESVSLATVYNTLRAFCDAGLMQEITVDGSKSYFDTNISDHPHFFWEDDRVLTDAPAEQLKIVQLPEAPAGAEISKVDVVVRLRRK